GATCACTCGGCGTTGAACCAGAAGCCTAGATTTTCGGATGAACTGGCCCCACATTTGCAATTTCATAGCCAGTGGGATAGCTGGGGATAAGAGAGTCAATATAAAAATTGGGGTGATTCCGAGGTGGGAATAACCGGATTAATTTGGCTCGGATTTTTAGTAGACTTACCATAGCCGATCGCAACAATGGCGAGGGATAGGGAAAACCAAAGGCATCGAGCATTGTCTCATCTAGTAAAGCGTAGATACCTGGTTTGATGGCAGAACGCATCCACGAAGGAAACCAACTCAAAAATAAATCGCGTGTAGCTTCCCCAACTCGGCAATTTGTATCTGAATAGCGAAATTTTTGGCGTTCGTAGTCCAGGTTATAGCGCTCCAATTCTTCGTAGGTTTCAGGGATATTCTGAATCTGCATTTGCTTACCTAATTCTCGCCAGAAGTAAAAAGACGCTAATTTTTCTTGTTCGCACATCAGCCGCCAACCAAACCGCACATTCCAACGGATAGGCTCAAAAATGAAGGTTGAAAGTACATATAAGAAATCACCGTTGTCAATCTTGAAGCGTCCGTGGAGTGTATTCATACGTTGCAGGGCTTCTTTGCCACGCGCGCTATCATAACCCCACTTAATCATCTCTCCAACAATTATTGACGTATCATCATAGCGTTTTTGCGGACAATGGGTAAATTCTCCTGTCTGATTCAGCAATTTAGAAATACTAGGAACGCAATAAGTTCGCATCAAGGCAACTTCGAGCGATCGCGTCATATCCCAAGGAAACTCATAGCCATTCATTAAGTGATAAATCCGGCAATGATCTTGCACTGGATCAAGTTGCTGAATTAGATGAAGGTTTTTATAGCGATTGAAAAACATCTGAAATTTCTCTGTGTAAATTCAGTTATTTATTCACATCTAGCAACCGCGAAGTTTGTAACCGACTCATCCACTTCTCTAAATAAACTCGATTAATTTTTTGCTCATTTGGATCTTTAGTATCCAAAGGATGAGGCATCAGTCCTAAAATGGTTGCTGTTGTCACGCAAAACATCGATTTTTGGAAACTCATGCAAATTTGTACCCGCAAATCATCTTCACCCCGGAGACTACGACGATAAATTTCGTGCAGATACTCTGGAAGATAATGACGCATATCCTGCATCAATAAAGTGGGAGGAATACCCGCGCCACCGATGGGCAAAGGATCGGCATACAATGCGCCATATTGAAATAGAGTTTGATCTGGGGGAATTTGATATCCTTGGGCGTTGTATGAAACTGTACCGTGGAAAGGAGTTCCTCGGAAGAATACTGCTTCTACATAAGGGATGGCTGTATCTGCTAAGAAAGTCAAACCAACGCTTTTGGGAATGATTTCATAAACTTCACCCCGAATTTTGACGGTGTAGGTAATTGGGTTTGATGCATTTGCCACTAACCCAGCTTTAATGTGTTCTACAACTTGGGGAATCGATTTGATTTTGCCTTGATCGTAGAGGTCTGATAAGCTGAGGAAGATATCAGCCATGACTCGCCAAAATTGACCTAAACCTGTGTAGTAAGCAGAGACGCGCAAGTGTTCTGTTAAGAAATCTGGAAACAGTTGGTTGATACCCGGAATGAAGGGATTATTTTTAAATTTTGCGGCAATAACGGCTTGCGCTCTTTCTTGAAATTCTGTTGTATTTAAATACGTATCTAGTCCGCCGCCACCGTGCCACATCATGGCTTTCATGCAATACTCGGCATATTCAAAATTAATTCGGTTATGCCACCAGTGACGGAGTAATTTCTGGAAAGAAACCTCTCCATTAAAGTATTTAAAAAATGGAAAAAATACTAAAAACTGATGCTCGGCAATGTAGTTAAGATTTTTTGAGTAGGCATCTAAAACTACGCCATAGCTTTTAAGAATACCAACAACTTCTAGTACATTTTCTGGACTATCGGGGAGTAATGCATCTCCTTTTTGCAGACGTTCAATATACTCAGCTAAGGGATTGTGAGTTGCTTTTTTTTTAATAGTTACCATTACCATCTCTCCGAAAAGTTTAGGGATTGGGCATTGGGCATTGAAAAGAGGCAGAGGGGCAGGGTGC
This Nostoc sp. C052 DNA region includes the following protein-coding sequences:
- a CDS encoding CO2 hydration protein, with the translated sequence MVTIKKKATHNPLAEYIERLQKGDALLPDSPENVLEVVGILKSYGVVLDAYSKNLNYIAEHQFLVFFPFFKYFNGEVSFQKLLRHWWHNRINFEYAEYCMKAMMWHGGGGLDTYLNTTEFQERAQAVIAAKFKNNPFIPGINQLFPDFLTEHLRVSAYYTGLGQFWRVMADIFLSLSDLYDQGKIKSIPQVVEHIKAGLVANASNPITYTVKIRGEVYEIIPKSVGLTFLADTAIPYVEAVFFRGTPFHGTVSYNAQGYQIPPDQTLFQYGALYADPLPIGGAGIPPTLLMQDMRHYLPEYLHEIYRRSLRGEDDLRVQICMSFQKSMFCVTTATILGLMPHPLDTKDPNEQKINRVYLEKWMSRLQTSRLLDVNK
- a CDS encoding oxygenase MpaB family protein encodes the protein MFFNRYKNLHLIQQLDPVQDHCRIYHLMNGYEFPWDMTRSLEVALMRTYCVPSISKLLNQTGEFTHCPQKRYDDTSIIVGEMIKWGYDSARGKEALQRMNTLHGRFKIDNGDFLYVLSTFIFEPIRWNVRFGWRLMCEQEKLASFYFWRELGKQMQIQNIPETYEELERYNLDYERQKFRYSDTNCRVGEATRDLFLSWFPSWMRSAIKPGIYALLDETMLDAFGFPYPSPLLRSAMVSLLKIRAKLIRLFPPRNHPNFYIDSLIPSYPTGYEIANVGPVHPKI